The genomic stretch gggggccAGGCATGCAGGTAAGGGGTTGCCGGGTGGGGGGGCCATGCACGCAAGGTAAGGGGTCACCGGccgggggggaagtggggggtctgggggcagctGCTGAGCCCATCCCTGTCTCCCCAGCCCTGAAGGACGAGCGGTTCCAGCTGGTGGAGTTCACCCAGAAGCAGGTGCGGATCCTGCTCTCCGACGTCCGGCTGGAGGACGAGGGCGGCTATTTCTGCCAGCTGTACACCGAAGACACGCACCACCAGATCGCCTCGCTCACCGTGCTGGGTgcgcggggccagggctgggccgGGCGGGGTGGGCGGCTGTGGGGTCgggggggctgggatggggagggggtgtagCTGGGGGCCCCGGGGTTTGAAATGGGAGGGGTGGGTGGCTGCGGGGTCTGGGGGGCTGGGACGGGGAGGGGGTGTGGCTATCAGCCCCTGGGGGGCTGTTTAAAAGGACAGGGACCGGCTGCCCTGGGAGATTCTAGGTAGGGATGGGGAAGCGGCTGCCCTGGGAATTATGGGAAGGGATCGGGGGTGGCTGTcccagggggaaggggggtgctATGCGAAGGGACAAGAAGTGGCTGCCCCAAGGGCCTCTGGGAAGTGATGGGGAGCGGCTGCCCTGGGGGATTCTGGGAAGGGATAGGGGGGTGGCTGCCCTGGGGGGGATTCTGGGATGGGACATGTGGGGGGTGGCAGCCCTGGGGGATTCTGGGAAGGGGCGAGGGCCCAGCCCCAGTGACCCCCCGTGTCTCTGTAGTGGCCCCCGAGAACCCCACGGtggaggtgaaggagcaggcGGTGGAGGGCGGGGAGGTCGAGCTGACGTGCGTTGTGCCCCGGTCGCGTCCCGCGGCCACCCTGCGCTGGTACCGGGACCGGCGGGAGCTGCGAGGTGAGGGGGGCAAGGGGCCTATCCCCCCTAGGGGGTGTGGGCCGGCTGGGGGGGccggggaatggggcagggggcctgtcccctccgggaggaggaggctggctcaggggcttgggggtggggcagggctgtcccctgcagtgtggggggctggctggggggctgggggccagctGGGGTCCCCCTGAGTTGCTCACCCCTGGGCGCGCCGTGGCAGGACTCAGCAGCcgggagcagctggggaaggttTTCCGGGTCAGCACGTCGGTGCGGCTGCGGGTCGAGCGCCGGGACCACGGCACCATCGTGACGTGCGAGGCCACGCACCCCGCCCTGCGCGGGCAGCGGAAGCAGACGCAGTACGTGCTAGACGTGCAGTGTAAGTGTGGGGGGAGAAACGGGGGGccgggtggggggcagggcgcagatgggggtgggggtaaggaGAATGGGGGGTGAGGTGAGGGGAGTTGGGGCGAGGGGgtaaagggaaggaggggggagaggggtggagggcagggagtgccTGGAGATGGGGCTGCCCTGGGTGGCACATTCCTCATGTTACAGTCATGTGTAGGGTTGGGGTGGGAGCTGTGGCGGTGGGTCGGGGGCGGTGTGTGGCTGTGGGCTGCTTTGGGTTGTGAATGTGCAGAGGGACAAGTTGTGGGGTGGTTTTGGGTgcacggggtgtggggggggctggggctgagttGTGAGAAGCTGGAGCCATGTTGTGTTGTCCTGTGTGTGTTGGGTGTTGCAGGGGCAGCGTGTTGTTGTTTTGTGTGGGTTGTCGGAGGGTCATAGGCTGTCATGTTGCTGAGGGAGTTCAGGGGCTGATGGCAGAGGCGGTGAGTTGTCGTGTTGTGGTGTCATGCTGGGGGGCGCGCTGGGCGTGTGCAGGGGTTGTGCGGATGGAGTGAGCTGTGCTGTTTTGGGGGAGTGTCGTATTGCGGTGGTGTCGGGTTGTTGTGATGCTGGGGGTCACGGGGTTGTGGTGTTTGGGTTGCtggcggggggatgggggtgttgcTGGGTTGTGAGGTTGTTGTGTTGTGATGTCATGCTGGGGGGCGCACTGGGCGTGTGGTGGAGTTGTGTGGCTAGGGTAGGCTGGGCTGTTTTtaggggggggggttgggttgtCGTGTTGTGGGGTTGCTGGGTTGTCAGGTTGCCCAGCTGCCGGGCTCCCCATGCAGCTGCCCTTGTCTTCTCCCCGCAGACTCGCCCACGGCGCGGATCCAGCCCAGCCAGGCCGTGCTGCGTGAGGGTGACACCCTGCTCCTCACCTGCGTCGTCAACGGCAACCCGCTGTGAGTGACCCGCAGGGGGCCACGAGCTGTGTGTCCCggggcactgctgcagggaagctcGCAGCGCCAGGGTCTCAtctgggggcactgctggggggaagtTTGCAGCACCAGGTGTGACCTGAGGTGCCTGGGGCAGCTCTccctggaaatgccaaggtcagggcctGGGCCCCAAGGTGAAGTCggagggcttcagcccagggcagtggggctcaggcggGTCCCGGGGTCCTTAGTAATTTTCGTTGTCAGAAGGGGCTCGCGGTGCGATGACGTTTGAGACCCCGTTACAGGAGAAAGAACAGGGAGACAGTTGTCAAATGATAAAGCAACCAGATACCTACAGACACTTCAGAGTCCCGAGATCAGGATCCCAGCAGTagtggtgagtttgctggcttgcaGGTCCCTCTGGAACACAACCACACACAGCTGGGAGGGCTCGTTGAGTCCTCTGCTCAGAGCTCCCTTTGTAGAGAAGTTGCTCCGGTAAGACGCGGGACTGACGACAagatggagaagatgcagctgccctttatatttagggccctaccaaatccaGGGCCACGtatcatgaaatctggtctcctgtGGGCTTTCACCCTATATGATACAGATATCTCGGGGGAGGCCAGCGTTTCTcgaattgggggtcctgacccgaaagggagttgcaggggggtccaaaggttattttaggggggtcgcagtattgccacccttacttctgtgctgccttcagagctgggcagctggagagccgTGCCTGGTGGCCAGACAGTGGTGGCTGGTGGCCGGGCGCCCCGCTCTGgaggcagcgccccaccagcagccacgcagaagtaagggtggcagcaCTGCACccaccccctacaataaccttgcgtgCCCcctccaactcctttttgggtcaggaccccaacaaGTACAACGCCGTGAACTTTCAGTagttgaaatcatgacatttatgatttttaaaatccaatgacCGTGAAATTGAGCAAAGTGGACCATGAAGTTGGGAGGGCCCCATTTATATTCCTTTTCCCGCGTGGCTGGCacttcctgtgtcccaaacacaagctgcccagcacatggcatggaaaagcctGTCCACCGGACGTGCCTTGCTGACCCGTCACGTGTATCCCCGGCtcctttcaatgggttcattgtgCAGCTGATGACCCTTGATGGGCCATGGAACAGGCTGGGCAGTGCTGATGTGTcgcccagaaacacagcacaagtttggaaatacagctATATCCTGTGTATCTATAACTCACactacaaaggtgatacaaacatagaAACCAGATTGTCACACTTCGCAAATCATATCATTGTCAGACACCTCACACAGCAGATCTGGCACCAGTCATTGCAATGTTCTGACACTGGTATCAATAATATCATAAAGTGTCCCCCATATTTCATTCAGCGTCACACCAGAGTCTCCAGATGTGGGCACTGCTGCGGGGAAGCTCACAGTGCCAGATGTTCCCAGAGGCTGGGATATGGGGGGGCCGCATGTCTCAGTGCCGGAGGTGTGTGTGTCAGGAATCCTGCATCAGCCGGTGATCCGTGCTGCTGCCCATCACCCTGGTATGGGGCTGGCCCTGCCCGCTGGCGCCAGGGGACGGATCGCAGGTCTGTGAGCTGGGCCGGGCCTGGCCcagctcaccccctccccccccggtgtctgtccccacagccccactgagATCACGTGGAGCCGGGCGAACGACTCGCTGCCCGAGCGGGTGCAGATCCAGGGTGCGGAGCT from Dermochelys coriacea isolate rDerCor1 chromosome 24, rDerCor1.pri.v4, whole genome shotgun sequence encodes the following:
- the CADM4 gene encoding cell adhesion molecule 4; translated protein: MGPARWGRGRDRDRDRAMLAALGLLWAAGRALAQEVQTENMTVVEGGVAEINCRLHRYDSSIVVIQNPARQTLFFNGTRALKDERFQLVEFTQKQVRILLSDVRLEDEGGYFCQLYTEDTHHQIASLTVLVAPENPTVEVKEQAVEGGEVELTCVVPRSRPAATLRWYRDRRELRGLSSREQLGKVFRVSTSVRLRVERRDHGTIVTCEATHPALRGQRKQTQYVLDVQYSPTARIQPSQAVLREGDTLLLTCVVNGNPLPTEITWSRANDSLPERVQIQGAELTLPALNPGDNGTYACQAANKHGRASDQYVLVVYDPGAIVEAQTSVPYAIVGGILALLVFTIICVLIGMVWCSVRQKGSYLTHEASGLDEHGEVREAFLNGGGSHKRKEEFFI